The Fulvivirga ligni genome window below encodes:
- a CDS encoding RNA polymerase sigma factor: MEENKDFYELLKRCKKGHRQSQDRLYLAFYSYAISIALRYSRDREEAIEIVNDAFVKVFTNLGKYTPGLSFKGWLRRIVINAAIDYYRRNEKHYHNVDISYARYELDEEDILDKISGEEIIALIQELPPSYRIVFNLYAIEGFKHSEIANKLGISEGTSKSNLSVARTKLQAAISKLRNIRKSHG; this comes from the coding sequence GTGGAAGAGAATAAGGATTTTTATGAACTCCTGAAAAGGTGTAAAAAAGGACACCGACAGTCGCAAGATAGATTATATCTGGCCTTTTATAGCTATGCCATAAGTATAGCGCTCAGATACTCACGAGATAGAGAAGAGGCCATTGAAATTGTAAATGACGCTTTTGTAAAGGTGTTTACTAATTTGGGTAAATACACACCAGGACTTTCTTTCAAAGGATGGCTTAGGCGCATTGTGATTAACGCTGCTATCGATTATTACCGAAGAAATGAAAAGCATTACCACAACGTAGATATTTCCTATGCACGTTATGAGCTGGATGAAGAAGACATTTTGGATAAAATTTCTGGAGAGGAAATCATAGCATTAATTCAGGAGTTACCGCCATCGTATCGCATAGTATTCAACCTTTATGCTATTGAGGGTTTTAAGCACAGCGAAATTGCCAATAAGTTGGGCATAAGTGAAGGTACTTCAAAGTCTAACCTCTCTGTAGCTCGAACTAAACTTCAAGCTGCCATTAGTAAATTAAGAAACATTCGTAAGAGCCATGGATGA
- a CDS encoding outer membrane beta-barrel protein, with translation MDDKSFDKYIKEKVSSFNDTHVDENALASFHARMQGIEYIPWYVKYREFMRIAAAVIIVSLLNFGAYSYFYNGENEELKAALTELQAKENDHNALKAQLAFWKNEATEKTGSDTVYIEKKIVTQVPVYLTSNHTYRQNDDNDIYLGASKDISKEIKTFLTEYDLASMDSEGNVYLKNNNQELAWLKGKGINFSNHYVFNPRIEKVELPVLDPVVEKKATKLSVAVLRDMEKRKMNGVGFQYGPELGFNRTFTKVGEGHPGVAAGLGAEFILSPALRVETGINYAFTSYSVNDVDKLGDDVNKYPSIDNSIGELHSIDARAHTVAVPVHLKYNHPISHDRYLFVSSGISPRAYLSQRYNYSYTFDYNGDSKDEEHFAVDIQASKINDEPHFYLGTADVSLGLEKKLENNSHLLLALFYQKGITAMGSEEQQLEMVGVKSALRFRVK, from the coding sequence ATGGATGACAAAAGTTTTGACAAGTATATAAAAGAAAAGGTATCGTCCTTTAATGATACTCATGTAGATGAAAATGCTTTGGCTTCGTTTCATGCAAGAATGCAAGGCATAGAATACATTCCGTGGTATGTGAAATACCGCGAATTTATGAGAATAGCAGCGGCGGTAATTATTGTCTCTCTGCTAAACTTTGGAGCATATTCATACTTCTATAATGGTGAAAATGAAGAATTGAAGGCAGCTCTGACCGAACTTCAGGCCAAGGAAAATGATCATAATGCGCTTAAAGCACAATTAGCTTTTTGGAAGAATGAGGCTACTGAAAAAACAGGTTCTGATACTGTTTATATAGAGAAGAAAATAGTTACTCAGGTGCCGGTATATCTTACAAGCAATCATACCTATCGTCAAAACGATGATAATGATATCTACTTGGGTGCCAGCAAAGATATTTCAAAGGAAATTAAAACTTTTCTGACGGAATATGACTTGGCCAGCATGGATAGTGAAGGGAATGTTTATCTTAAAAATAATAATCAGGAGCTAGCCTGGTTGAAAGGAAAAGGAATTAATTTCTCTAATCACTACGTGTTTAATCCAAGAATAGAAAAGGTAGAACTGCCGGTTTTAGATCCTGTGGTGGAAAAGAAAGCTACTAAACTATCTGTGGCGGTACTGCGAGATATGGAAAAGCGTAAGATGAATGGCGTTGGTTTCCAGTATGGTCCTGAATTAGGCTTCAATAGAACTTTCACCAAAGTTGGTGAGGGCCATCCTGGTGTGGCTGCTGGTCTAGGGGCCGAATTTATACTTTCACCAGCGCTTAGGGTGGAAACAGGTATCAATTATGCCTTTACCAGTTATTCTGTGAATGATGTGGATAAATTGGGCGATGATGTTAATAAATACCCTTCTATTGATAATAGCATTGGTGAATTACACAGTATTGATGCCAGAGCTCACACTGTTGCCGTTCCGGTTCATTTAAAATACAACCACCCGATTTCCCATGACCGATATTTATTCGTAAGCTCAGGTATTTCACCTCGAGCTTACCTGAGTCAAAGGTATAATTACAGCTATACTTTTGATTATAATGGGGATTCTAAAGATGAGGAACATTTTGCTGTAGATATTCAGGCGTCAAAGATTAATGATGAGCCTCATTTTTATCTGGGTACTGCAGATGTGAGTTTGGGTCTTGAGAAAAAGCTTGAAAACAACTCTCACTTGCTATTGGCGCTATTCTATCAAAAAGGAATAACAGCTATGGGCTCAGAAGAGCAGCAACTCGAGATGGTGGGAGTTAAATCAGCACTTAGATTCCGCGTTAAATAA
- a CDS encoding DUF6268 family outer membrane beta-barrel protein, with protein sequence MMRYLLVLFAFTHMNCGWLLAQDVQNDNVELESNIIPYRPRIAEITLNNLYDYNISSNSDAYGNANSEMERDTQMKIRLGVPIIMKGETMFGVQFKYDRHNFVMDKDYDLSHYELYDHIESHKFTSLGGRFLFQQGFDKNKQITVVAGAEMKSDLFKWQANTTKYYALTSYEVTLNKNTKIGTGLSLGYTLTAFQIYPFLSYEHKLSPKFTMDLYLPKSAALRYKVNHKFYITGSAEVKGWRYAVSNNELAPNEILTLRKSDLYLGLSFEHEIYDWLWFGFDPGYAINLRSYLARPGDRRRDALIELNADNAPYARFSLFIVPPKKFYK encoded by the coding sequence ATGATGAGATACCTGCTAGTCTTATTTGCATTTACACATATGAATTGTGGATGGCTATTAGCCCAGGATGTGCAAAACGATAATGTAGAATTAGAATCTAATATCATTCCTTATCGGCCACGAATAGCCGAAATTACCCTTAACAACCTTTATGATTATAATATAAGCTCTAATTCTGATGCATATGGAAATGCCAATTCAGAAATGGAAAGAGATACTCAAATGAAGATTCGTTTGGGTGTGCCTATAATCATGAAGGGTGAAACTATGTTCGGCGTTCAGTTTAAATATGATCGGCATAATTTTGTTATGGATAAAGATTATGACCTCAGTCATTACGAGCTTTATGATCACATAGAAAGTCATAAATTCACAAGCCTCGGAGGTAGATTTCTTTTTCAGCAAGGCTTTGATAAAAATAAGCAAATTACTGTGGTAGCCGGGGCGGAGATGAAAAGTGATTTGTTTAAATGGCAGGCAAATACGACCAAATATTATGCACTTACCTCATATGAGGTCACCTTGAATAAGAATACAAAAATCGGAACAGGACTTTCCCTGGGCTACACTTTAACGGCCTTCCAGATTTATCCATTTCTAAGTTATGAGCATAAGTTGAGTCCTAAGTTTACTATGGATTTGTACTTACCAAAATCTGCAGCCTTGAGATATAAAGTGAATCATAAATTTTATATCACTGGCTCTGCCGAGGTGAAAGGTTGGAGATATGCAGTGAGCAATAATGAACTTGCGCCCAACGAAATTCTGACGCTCAGAAAATCTGACCTATATCTTGGACTGAGTTTTGAACATGAAATTTACGATTGGCTTTGGTTTGGTTTTGACCCAGGCTATGCCATTAATCTGAGAAGTTATCTGGCCAGGCCTGGAGACCGACGCAGAGACGCGCTTATTGAGCTCAATGCTGACAATGCTCCGTACGCTCGATTCAGTCTTTTCATAGTGCCGCCAAAGAAGTTTTATAAGTAG
- the msrA gene encoding peptide-methionine (S)-S-oxide reductase MsrA — protein sequence MDGEQYLEQATLGAGCFWCVEAVFQNLKGVYKVVSGYTGGKVKDPNYREICYGRTGHAEVAQITFDPNQISFKDLLEVFWKTHDPTTLNKQGADVGTQYRSAVFYHNDEQKQIAEEYKTKLDQAGIFDDPIVTEITPLDVFYEAEDYHQNYFNDNPSQPYCQFVVKPKVEKVKAVFSEKLK from the coding sequence ATGGACGGAGAACAATATTTAGAACAGGCTACATTAGGTGCAGGTTGCTTTTGGTGTGTGGAAGCTGTATTTCAAAATCTTAAAGGTGTTTACAAAGTTGTTTCAGGATATACCGGGGGAAAAGTAAAAGATCCTAATTATAGAGAAATTTGCTATGGCCGTACAGGCCATGCTGAGGTAGCACAAATTACCTTTGATCCCAACCAAATTTCTTTCAAGGATCTATTAGAGGTTTTTTGGAAAACACATGACCCTACTACTTTAAATAAACAAGGTGCTGATGTAGGCACTCAATATAGATCTGCAGTATTCTATCATAATGATGAGCAAAAGCAAATAGCCGAAGAATATAAAACCAAGCTAGATCAGGCAGGAATTTTTGATGATCCCATAGTTACTGAAATCACCCCGCTGGATGTTTTCTATGAGGCAGAAGATTATCATCAAAACTATTTCAACGATAATCCTTCACAGCCGTATTGCCAATTCGTGGTAAAACCGAAGGTAGAAAAAGTAAAGGCCGTTTTTAGCGAGAAACTTAAATAA
- a CDS encoding 7TM diverse intracellular signaling domain-containing protein: protein MKYIFLLLFLSFPFLGSSQDILNIQELEHEININPYFDYYLDESGALGIDEVMKLDTTAWGDVGEKGLRVGTGESTLWLKLTASLLTYDPEQVVIDFFDQSIHKIELYEIRQSGRTSYSITGSNVAPDEKSIAGNHNDFLVTIDILQSTEYYFKITSPNYISISATMEHDAEALSDNTAERTVLGLFYGALTILILYNLLLFFTTRFNFFGYYAIYILFVSLLAGNADGFTSQYAFKLMEWTDGNLNIITTSMTLIVGLLFMDDFLNIPSWSHKTSKFIKWQIIAIVLVIAACFIIYPAAGYVANAFLSFLVMIFMVVIGWMAVKSNVPQAIYFFTAYIFFGFFIFLLNLYALNVLEYSYIIKYSVHIGFFVSTLILSYGLGVRIYDIYQSLIREEKNKQVLVEQKNKELEEKVKERTADIAHKELNLRSILDNSDNSIWLIDKKYRLIDFNTVFAQSWEISFGNIVSRGSNLLELYPINSGMKEVWQKRFDDVLSGQRAVYRDIGDDDAEDQQSHFEIYAYPIEERGRVTGASFFLKDITERVNSENQLVSQNEMLKKVNKELDSFVYSASHDLKAPLASVMGLINLVKYEEEIDRRQAYYDMMSNSISRLNQSIKDIIDFSRNARLEIEYEEVDLDEMINNIFDDLQYIEGADQIIRCVDIQPDLVVKTDPTRIRVILRNLISNAIHYGCLEGDDKRIEINIFRNDHNMIQLSIKDYGPGIDKSFHQRIFDMFYRANESSAGTGLGLYIVKETVDKLEGKIDMESEAGKGSTFIIQIPYID, encoded by the coding sequence TTGAAATATATTTTTTTGCTACTTTTTCTGTCCTTCCCATTTCTGGGAAGTTCTCAAGACATCCTGAATATACAGGAGCTGGAACATGAGATTAATATCAACCCCTACTTTGATTATTATCTTGATGAATCCGGTGCACTTGGTATAGATGAGGTGATGAAGCTTGATACTACAGCATGGGGAGACGTTGGTGAAAAAGGTCTGCGTGTGGGTACAGGTGAGTCAACACTATGGCTGAAGTTAACAGCATCTCTTCTTACCTATGACCCTGAACAAGTAGTTATTGATTTCTTTGACCAATCGATACATAAGATTGAATTATATGAGATAAGACAGTCAGGTAGAACAAGTTATTCCATTACAGGATCCAATGTGGCCCCGGATGAAAAAAGTATTGCGGGTAATCATAATGATTTTCTTGTAACCATAGACATCTTACAGTCCACCGAATATTATTTCAAAATTACTTCGCCAAACTACATCAGTATTTCCGCTACCATGGAGCATGATGCAGAGGCACTTTCCGATAATACGGCTGAAAGAACAGTTTTAGGTCTATTCTACGGAGCTTTAACTATCCTCATTCTTTATAACTTGCTATTATTCTTTACTACACGTTTTAATTTTTTTGGGTATTATGCTATCTACATATTATTCGTGTCATTATTGGCAGGAAATGCGGATGGGTTTACCTCGCAATATGCCTTTAAATTAATGGAATGGACTGATGGTAACTTAAATATCATCACCACCAGCATGACCTTGATCGTCGGTTTATTATTTATGGATGACTTCCTGAATATACCTTCATGGTCTCATAAAACTAGTAAATTTATTAAGTGGCAAATTATAGCCATCGTTCTGGTTATTGCTGCTTGCTTTATTATTTATCCAGCAGCAGGTTATGTAGCAAACGCCTTTTTATCATTTCTGGTAATGATTTTTATGGTTGTTATTGGTTGGATGGCAGTTAAAAGCAACGTGCCGCAGGCCATATATTTCTTCACTGCATACATCTTTTTCGGCTTCTTTATATTTCTGCTTAATCTATATGCCCTTAATGTATTAGAATACAGCTACATAATAAAGTACTCTGTTCATATAGGCTTCTTCGTAAGTACTCTGATTTTATCTTACGGATTAGGTGTTAGGATTTATGATATCTATCAAAGTCTGATAAGAGAAGAGAAAAATAAGCAGGTTCTGGTAGAGCAAAAGAATAAGGAGCTCGAAGAAAAGGTAAAAGAAAGAACTGCAGATATTGCACACAAAGAGCTTAACCTACGCTCCATATTAGATAATTCTGATAACTCTATTTGGCTCATTGATAAGAAATACAGACTGATTGACTTCAATACCGTTTTCGCTCAATCATGGGAAATATCATTCGGAAATATTGTGAGCAGAGGCAGCAATTTGCTGGAGCTCTATCCTATAAATTCAGGAATGAAAGAGGTTTGGCAAAAGCGATTTGATGATGTATTATCAGGTCAGCGTGCAGTATACAGGGATATTGGAGATGATGATGCCGAAGATCAGCAAAGCCATTTTGAAATCTATGCTTACCCGATTGAAGAAAGAGGAAGAGTAACTGGTGCATCCTTTTTCCTAAAGGACATTACAGAAAGGGTAAACTCTGAAAATCAGCTGGTTTCCCAAAACGAAATGCTTAAAAAAGTAAATAAGGAATTAGACAGCTTTGTTTACAGTGCTTCTCATGATTTGAAGGCTCCTCTGGCATCTGTCATGGGCTTAATTAACCTTGTAAAATACGAGGAAGAAATAGACAGACGACAAGCGTACTATGATATGATGTCTAATTCTATCTCCAGGCTCAACCAGTCTATTAAAGACATTATTGACTTTAGCAGAAACGCTCGTCTTGAAATTGAATACGAAGAAGTTGATCTTGATGAAATGATCAACAACATTTTTGATGACCTTCAATATATCGAAGGAGCGGATCAAATTATACGATGTGTAGATATTCAACCAGATCTGGTAGTGAAAACCGATCCTACCAGAATCAGGGTAATATTGCGAAATCTTATCAGCAATGCCATTCATTACGGTTGCCTGGAAGGTGACGACAAGCGGATAGAGATAAACATTTTCCGAAATGACCATAACATGATTCAGCTTTCGATCAAAGATTACGGGCCTGGCATAGACAAGTCATTCCATCAACGCATTTTTGATATGTTCTACAGGGCCAATGAAAGCTCGGCAGGAACAGGCTTAGGTTTATATATTGTTAAAGAAACAGTGGATAAACTGGAAGGAAAGATTGATATGGAATCTGAAGCTGGAAAAGGATCGACCTTTATTATCCAAATTCCGTACATAGACTAA
- a CDS encoding 6-phosphofructokinase, with product MNKKVLVLTGGGDCPGLNAVIRAIAKRAKKEKGWEVWGSMGAFNGVLREPTELVRLSSKRTAGIHVKGGTILKTTSKGDPLKFPVMSADGTWSTIDRTEELINKIKELGFEAVINIGGDGSQRISQALYEKGLNIIGVPKTIDNDLSATDLTFGFSTAVQVASDSFDKLVTTAESHHRVMIMEVMGRDAGWIALHTALSGGAEVCLIPEIPYDIKKVVKRLNKRYEKGKGFANIVIAEGAKAKDGTATEFESKEVGYENVRLGGVAYQLSAQLKNAGLKADIREAVLGHTQRGGTPVAFDRVLATLLGVQAFEMILSEQYGRMAAFINNQITSVPLIDAIKDYNYIDKDSFLVKAAKGIGISFGD from the coding sequence ATGAATAAGAAAGTGTTGGTTTTAACTGGCGGTGGAGATTGTCCCGGCCTGAATGCAGTAATAAGGGCAATAGCCAAGAGAGCTAAAAAGGAGAAAGGCTGGGAAGTATGGGGTAGTATGGGTGCTTTCAACGGAGTTTTGAGAGAGCCAACAGAGCTTGTTCGTCTTAGCAGTAAAAGAACCGCAGGTATCCATGTTAAAGGAGGCACAATTCTCAAAACTACGAGTAAGGGAGATCCATTGAAATTTCCCGTTATGAGTGCTGATGGGACCTGGTCAACGATCGATAGAACCGAAGAACTTATTAATAAAATAAAGGAGCTAGGCTTTGAAGCTGTCATTAATATTGGTGGAGATGGTTCTCAAAGAATATCTCAAGCTCTTTATGAAAAGGGCCTGAATATCATTGGCGTTCCTAAGACCATTGATAATGACCTTTCTGCTACGGACCTTACTTTTGGTTTTAGCACAGCTGTGCAGGTAGCCAGTGACAGCTTTGATAAGTTAGTGACGACAGCCGAAAGCCACCACAGAGTGATGATCATGGAAGTGATGGGTAGAGATGCCGGTTGGATAGCCTTACATACAGCATTATCAGGTGGAGCTGAAGTTTGCCTCATTCCAGAAATACCTTATGATATTAAGAAGGTGGTAAAAAGGCTCAATAAACGTTATGAAAAAGGTAAAGGCTTCGCTAATATAGTAATCGCCGAAGGTGCCAAAGCAAAGGACGGCACTGCCACTGAATTTGAAAGCAAAGAAGTAGGCTATGAAAACGTGAGGTTAGGTGGAGTAGCATATCAGCTCTCTGCTCAGCTCAAAAACGCTGGTCTTAAAGCGGATATTAGAGAGGCCGTACTTGGTCACACACAAAGAGGTGGCACACCAGTAGCTTTTGATAGAGTACTAGCTACGCTTTTAGGAGTACAGGCTTTTGAAATGATACTTTCTGAGCAATATGGACGTATGGCGGCATTTATTAATAATCAAATAACTTCAGTGCCTTTAATAGATGCAATCAAAGATTATAACTATATTGATAAAGATTCTTTTTTAGTAAAAGCAGCCAAAGGTATTGGTATCTCTTTTGGAGATTAA
- a CDS encoding acyl-CoA thioesterase: MNFHTRKWVKPEDLNPNGTLFGGSLLSWIDEEAAIYAIIQLENQRCVTKYMSEINFVSSAKQGDIIELGMKATNFGRTSITLECEVRNKLTHKTILAIDKIVFVALDKDGNPLPHGKTEITYVKDRLQS; encoded by the coding sequence ATGAATTTCCACACAAGAAAATGGGTGAAGCCAGAAGATTTAAATCCTAACGGAACTCTTTTCGGTGGCAGCCTTCTGAGCTGGATAGATGAAGAAGCAGCTATTTACGCCATTATACAATTGGAGAATCAACGGTGTGTTACTAAGTATATGTCTGAAATTAACTTTGTTAGCTCAGCTAAACAAGGAGACATTATTGAACTAGGTATGAAGGCCACCAATTTTGGAAGAACTTCTATAACATTAGAATGTGAGGTAAGGAATAAGCTTACTCATAAAACTATACTAGCCATCGATAAAATTGTATTCGTAGCGTTAGATAAAGATGGAAATCCGTTACCACACGGAAAAACAGAAATAACTTATGTAAAAGATCGTTTACAAAGTTAG
- a CDS encoding M61 family metallopeptidase, with amino-acid sequence MKKILIVNIVLFLCGFAAFANDGYKYTLDLTKVDDDKVYVELETPTIKDKEIKFNFAKMIPGTYAIEDYGRFVSDFKALDKKGKELEVEHQEDNVWLIKKANKLVKITYWIEDSYDTQLEGPDIFQPAGTNIEDGKNFVINSSGYFGYFDGKKDLSYELKVIRPDGFYGATGLIPNATNETKDQFKLDKFATSSYDELVDSPIMYSKADTAFVKVGNTDVLIGSYSPNNKVSAKEIAASIKEVLMAQKEYLGGKLPVDKYAFIFYFTDQPVTSYGALEHSYSSFYYMPEMSINQMAQQLRDFAAHEFFHIVTPLTIHSHEIGEFNFTNPEMSKHLWMYEGVTEYFAGNMQVKYGLISPDEYLQVLREKMITASQFIDTVAFTTISKGTLDKYEDQYYNVYQKGALIGMALDIQLRELSEGKYGMQNLMIDLSKKFGKDKSFDDDELFSIITELTYPEIGEFLDTYVGGNESLPFEELFNKVGIDFAFEKVVETVSLGLQQANIAVAPYNGAQHLAIQNAENLNPMGDSLGFENGDVLVAINGKDIPPLGPELGSFIGGIQESLKVGETLSYSVMRKDEAGEWTKAELAAKIFPIEQPQIYVLEFAEDATDEQLQLRKWWLQPQE; translated from the coding sequence ATGAAGAAAATCTTAATAGTAAACATAGTATTATTTCTATGTGGTTTTGCTGCGTTTGCAAATGACGGTTACAAGTACACATTGGATCTAACCAAGGTGGATGATGATAAAGTATATGTAGAGCTTGAAACGCCAACCATAAAAGACAAAGAGATTAAATTTAATTTTGCCAAAATGATTCCTGGTACTTATGCCATAGAAGATTATGGAAGGTTCGTATCAGATTTTAAGGCCTTAGATAAAAAAGGAAAAGAACTAGAAGTAGAGCATCAGGAAGATAATGTTTGGTTGATAAAAAAGGCTAACAAATTAGTAAAAATCACCTACTGGATTGAGGATAGCTATGATACACAGCTTGAAGGTCCGGATATTTTTCAGCCAGCTGGAACTAACATCGAAGATGGAAAGAACTTTGTTATCAATAGCAGTGGATATTTCGGATATTTTGATGGAAAGAAAGACCTGTCTTATGAGTTAAAGGTGATAAGACCTGACGGTTTTTATGGTGCTACTGGCCTTATTCCGAATGCAACAAATGAAACGAAAGATCAATTTAAGTTAGACAAATTTGCTACTTCTAGCTATGATGAATTAGTTGACTCTCCTATTATGTATAGCAAGGCAGATACTGCTTTTGTTAAAGTGGGAAACACAGATGTGTTAATTGGATCTTATTCTCCAAATAATAAAGTATCAGCCAAAGAAATTGCTGCAAGTATCAAAGAAGTGCTTATGGCGCAGAAGGAATACCTAGGAGGTAAACTTCCTGTGGATAAGTATGCTTTTATATTCTATTTCACAGATCAGCCAGTTACATCATATGGTGCGTTGGAGCATTCTTACAGCTCTTTTTACTATATGCCTGAAATGAGCATCAATCAAATGGCTCAGCAATTGAGAGATTTTGCAGCGCATGAATTCTTTCATATTGTAACCCCTTTAACCATTCATAGCCATGAGATTGGTGAATTTAACTTCACCAACCCTGAAATGTCTAAACATTTGTGGATGTATGAAGGAGTAACCGAGTATTTTGCTGGGAATATGCAGGTGAAATATGGCCTGATATCGCCAGATGAATATTTACAGGTACTCAGAGAAAAAATGATTACAGCGTCTCAATTTATTGATACTGTTGCATTTACAACAATCAGTAAAGGTACACTTGATAAATATGAGGATCAGTATTACAATGTATACCAAAAAGGTGCATTAATTGGAATGGCATTAGACATTCAGCTGAGAGAATTATCTGAAGGTAAATATGGTATGCAAAACCTGATGATTGATCTTTCTAAGAAATTTGGAAAGGACAAATCATTTGATGATGATGAATTATTCTCAATAATAACAGAACTTACCTACCCTGAAATTGGAGAGTTTTTAGATACATATGTTGGGGGAAATGAATCATTACCATTTGAAGAATTATTCAACAAAGTAGGTATTGACTTTGCATTTGAAAAAGTTGTGGAGACTGTGAGCTTGGGCTTGCAGCAAGCTAACATTGCTGTTGCTCCTTATAATGGTGCGCAACATTTAGCGATACAAAACGCTGAAAACTTAAATCCGATGGGAGATTCACTGGGTTTTGAAAATGGAGATGTATTAGTAGCCATTAATGGTAAGGACATCCCACCATTAGGACCGGAATTGGGAAGCTTTATAGGTGGTATTCAAGAGTCTCTTAAAGTAGGAGAAACACTTTCTTACTCGGTAATGAGAAAAGATGAAGCTGGTGAATGGACTAAAGCAGAGCTTGCTGCGAAAATATTCCCGATAGAACAACCACAGATTTATGTTCTTGAGTTTGCAGAAGATGCTACTGACGAGCAATTACAATTAAGAAAATGGTGGTTACAACCACAAGAATAG